The Gordonia sp. KTR9 genome contains a region encoding:
- the hpxO gene encoding FAD-dependent urate hydroxylase HpxO, which produces MKAVIIGAGMGGTSAAIALRQLGHEVEVYEQVTENRPVGAAISVWSNGVKCLNHLGLEAETAALGGIVDSMSYVDAFTGETMCRFSMAPLIDEVGQRPYPIARAELQLMLMNAFGHDEIRFGKKMVAVHDGPERATVEFADGTTAEGDVVIAADGAKSLARDHVLGHTVERRYAGYVNFNGLVPIDEEIGPATEWTTYVGDSRRVSVMPVAGDRFYFFFDVTMPEGVPFERGTARDVLAGEFAGWAPGVQKLIATLDPTTTNRVEILDIDPFHTWVKGRIALLGDAAHNTTPDIGQGGCSAMEDAIALQFAFRDHAADPDAALAAYEASRTERAADLVLRARKRCDVTHGKDPEATAAWYKELRSEDGTNVIRGIVGNIVGGPLT; this is translated from the coding sequence GTGAAAGCAGTGATCATCGGCGCCGGTATGGGCGGAACCTCGGCGGCCATCGCGTTGCGACAGCTCGGGCACGAGGTCGAAGTGTACGAACAGGTCACCGAGAACCGGCCGGTGGGCGCGGCGATCTCGGTGTGGTCCAACGGGGTGAAGTGCCTGAACCACCTGGGCCTGGAGGCGGAGACGGCCGCACTCGGCGGCATCGTCGATTCGATGAGCTATGTCGACGCGTTCACCGGAGAGACGATGTGCCGCTTCAGCATGGCACCACTCATCGACGAGGTCGGCCAGCGACCATATCCGATCGCCCGCGCCGAACTACAGCTCATGCTGATGAACGCCTTCGGTCATGACGAGATCCGATTCGGCAAGAAGATGGTCGCCGTCCACGACGGTCCGGAGCGCGCCACCGTCGAGTTCGCCGACGGCACCACCGCCGAAGGTGACGTCGTCATCGCCGCCGACGGTGCGAAGTCGCTGGCCCGCGACCATGTGCTCGGCCACACCGTCGAACGCCGCTACGCGGGATATGTCAACTTCAACGGGCTGGTGCCGATCGACGAGGAGATCGGGCCGGCCACCGAATGGACCACCTACGTGGGTGATTCGCGCCGGGTGTCGGTGATGCCGGTCGCGGGCGACCGTTTCTACTTCTTCTTCGACGTCACCATGCCGGAAGGGGTCCCGTTCGAGCGCGGTACCGCACGCGACGTGCTCGCCGGGGAGTTCGCGGGTTGGGCGCCCGGGGTCCAGAAGCTGATCGCCACGCTGGATCCCACGACCACGAACCGGGTGGAGATCCTCGACATCGATCCGTTCCACACCTGGGTCAAAGGACGCATCGCGCTGCTCGGCGACGCCGCCCACAACACCACCCCGGACATCGGCCAGGGTGGTTGCTCGGCGATGGAGGATGCGATCGCGCTGCAGTTCGCCTTCCGCGACCACGCGGCCGATCCGGACGCGGCACTCGCGGCCTACGAGGCGTCACGCACCGAGCGGGCCGCCGACCTCGTGCTGCGCGCGCGCAAGCGGTGCGACGTCACGCACGGCAAAGACCCGGAGGCGACGGCGGCCTGGTACAAGGAACTTCGATCCGAGGACGGCACGAACGTCATCCGCGGCATCGTCGGCAACATCGTCGGCGGTCCGCTCACGTAG
- the eccB gene encoding type VII secretion protein EccB, translating into MARQLTTKAQVNGYRFLIKRLEHALVRRDVRMLHDPMRSQLQALVVGTVLGLLVLGGCGIWGLIRPQGSVGDATIIVSKNSGSTYVLIEDTLHPVLNLASARLVTGSSESPTSVGDNKLKPYPRGPLLGIPGAPAALPRSAHPDSSTWTVCDSSTVSEAPTEAIEQTVIAETPRLGESIGAARPADAVLVDAGDETFLVYQLFRDGVWSPVRASVDTGSAPVMRALGLDGVTPRQMSTGLLNTFPLVDPLAVPQIPGAGQPGAVDGASIGSVVKSVGVDDTTTYHLVLRDGVQEISAPTAELLRLADSDASPVATVAPGQLAALRTVRSEPVSDFPEVAPELLDVSGDPTLCRTWTRGSGEPRAQTSLLAGRRLPLDSDAVPVRLTSSDGAGPNLDAVYLPPGSGEYLQVTGNEADSARTESLFYVNDSGVRFGIPDFETGGILGVGDSPSRAPWSVVALLAPGPTLSRENALVAHDGLETVGLEAGMERTEGPSAGG; encoded by the coding sequence GTGGCACGTCAGCTGACGACCAAAGCCCAGGTCAACGGCTACCGTTTCCTGATCAAGCGGCTCGAGCACGCGCTGGTGCGCCGCGACGTCCGGATGCTGCACGATCCCATGCGTTCCCAGTTGCAGGCCCTCGTGGTCGGCACGGTCCTCGGTCTGCTGGTCCTCGGCGGGTGCGGGATCTGGGGCCTGATCCGACCCCAGGGCTCGGTCGGGGATGCCACGATCATCGTCAGCAAGAACAGCGGCAGCACCTACGTCCTGATCGAGGACACTCTGCATCCCGTGCTGAACCTCGCCTCCGCGCGGCTGGTGACCGGAAGTTCGGAGTCGCCGACATCGGTCGGCGACAACAAGCTCAAGCCCTATCCACGCGGGCCCCTGCTGGGCATCCCCGGTGCGCCGGCCGCCCTGCCCCGGTCGGCCCACCCGGACTCCTCGACCTGGACGGTGTGCGATTCGTCGACGGTGTCGGAGGCGCCGACCGAGGCGATCGAACAGACCGTCATCGCCGAGACCCCGCGCCTGGGCGAGTCGATCGGCGCGGCGCGTCCCGCCGATGCCGTGCTCGTCGACGCCGGTGACGAGACCTTCCTGGTGTATCAGCTGTTCCGGGACGGTGTCTGGAGCCCGGTGCGCGCCTCGGTCGACACCGGGAGCGCGCCGGTCATGCGGGCCCTCGGGCTCGACGGGGTCACGCCGCGACAGATGTCGACCGGCCTGCTGAACACCTTCCCGCTGGTCGATCCGCTTGCGGTGCCGCAGATCCCGGGTGCGGGGCAACCGGGCGCGGTCGACGGGGCGAGCATCGGCAGCGTCGTCAAATCGGTCGGTGTCGACGACACGACCACCTACCATCTCGTCCTGCGCGACGGGGTCCAGGAGATCAGTGCGCCGACCGCCGAGCTCCTGCGACTGGCCGACTCCGATGCCTCGCCCGTCGCCACCGTTGCCCCGGGACAGCTCGCCGCGCTGAGAACCGTGCGTTCCGAACCCGTCTCGGACTTTCCCGAGGTCGCGCCGGAGCTGCTCGACGTGAGTGGCGATCCGACGCTGTGCCGCACCTGGACCCGTGGCTCCGGGGAACCCCGGGCGCAGACATCGTTGCTCGCGGGTCGCCGACTCCCGCTCGACTCGGACGCGGTGCCGGTCCGATTGACGTCGTCCGACGGTGCCGGGCCGAACCTCGACGCGGTCTACCTGCCGCCGGGCTCGGGCGAGTATCTGCAGGTGACCGGCAACGAGGCGGACAGCGCGCGCACCGAATCCCTGTTCTACGTCAATGATTCGGGCGTTCGGTTCGGCATCCCGGACTTCGAGACCGGCGGGATTCTCGGAGTGGGGGACTCACCGTCCCGCGCTCCGTGGTCGGTGGTGGCCCTGCTCGCGCCCGGGCCGACCCTGTCACGCGAGAACGCGCTCGTCGCGCACGACGGCCTGGAGACCGTCGGACTCGAGGCCGGCATGGAGCGCACCGAGGGACCGTCGGCGGGAGGCTGA
- the eccE gene encoding type VII secretion protein EccE: MALPTLVVIEVILAAGLIIWTVSGSVWGAGALGVAVIVSAGLVRLGGRPSVFGRIVAHISFSWSRMRRDHADLAPAPFDIPLPAPGTHAAARRSPAPTTIGARWVGDTLVTVVRVDPGGPAVTYLTPGHNEMGDEAGQVIPLGVLAECISPYDIRLSSIEVISHGVRVWGSGVAPATYDRTLGPLSATAQRSVLVVLRLNPLDCADAVARRGGGATGALRTATVTTRRVAKRLAGQGLSTTILSAAQITAIATQLTEGATLDSLAEERDSVGVAGLRMRSAAIEPAALTDVLRGIWVNSAVSTTVTVRLRPRATEGRRRSDLTTVEVSGIVRFNEFPAARRALTEWPAGLIPLDGRQFDALAASLPISTPTRLDRAVPVLAGAEADAFLASARLPAGGCGQLIGADHAGRAVATRLVGPGIPTVTVAAGIHVVAQIALRAVAVGAAVRVHTDRPHRWTPVVTAVGDPSALSLSGDRTPARPGPALIIVDGVSPPSPQPDTTRMIVVAPGLGEPADGATVALRQNPRTPQDISLDTGDRPTLVTMVATPDEWTLIGGYPEPAAAAPAVPARG, encoded by the coding sequence ATGGCACTGCCCACACTCGTCGTGATCGAGGTGATCCTGGCAGCCGGGCTGATCATCTGGACCGTGTCCGGCAGCGTGTGGGGCGCAGGCGCGCTCGGTGTCGCCGTGATCGTCTCGGCAGGTCTGGTGCGGCTCGGCGGCCGGCCGTCGGTGTTCGGCCGGATCGTCGCGCACATCTCGTTCTCGTGGTCGCGGATGCGCCGCGACCACGCCGATCTGGCGCCGGCGCCCTTCGACATCCCGTTGCCGGCACCCGGCACCCACGCCGCGGCACGACGTTCACCGGCTCCGACGACCATCGGCGCGCGGTGGGTCGGCGACACCCTCGTGACGGTGGTCCGGGTCGACCCGGGAGGTCCGGCCGTGACCTACCTGACCCCGGGGCACAACGAGATGGGCGACGAAGCGGGGCAGGTGATCCCCCTCGGGGTCCTGGCCGAGTGCATCAGCCCCTACGACATCCGACTCAGCTCCATCGAGGTCATCAGCCACGGTGTGCGCGTGTGGGGTTCGGGCGTCGCGCCGGCCACCTACGACCGCACCCTGGGCCCGCTGTCGGCGACGGCCCAGCGGTCGGTGCTCGTCGTCCTGCGCCTCAACCCGCTCGACTGCGCCGACGCGGTCGCCCGTCGCGGCGGCGGCGCGACCGGCGCACTGCGCACCGCGACCGTGACCACCCGCCGCGTCGCCAAGCGGCTTGCCGGGCAGGGCTTGTCGACGACGATCCTGTCGGCGGCGCAGATCACCGCCATCGCCACGCAGCTGACCGAGGGCGCGACCCTGGACTCACTGGCGGAGGAACGCGACTCGGTCGGCGTGGCCGGACTGCGGATGCGCAGCGCGGCCATCGAACCGGCCGCACTCACCGACGTACTACGTGGCATCTGGGTCAACTCCGCGGTCTCGACAACCGTCACCGTCCGGTTGCGTCCGCGAGCGACCGAGGGCAGGCGCCGCAGTGATCTCACGACGGTCGAGGTCTCCGGGATCGTCCGCTTCAACGAGTTCCCCGCCGCACGGCGCGCACTGACCGAGTGGCCCGCCGGGCTGATCCCTCTCGACGGACGCCAGTTCGACGCTCTCGCAGCCAGTCTCCCCATCTCGACCCCGACGCGCCTCGACCGGGCTGTCCCGGTGCTCGCGGGAGCCGAGGCGGACGCGTTCCTCGCCTCGGCACGCCTTCCGGCCGGTGGTTGCGGACAGCTGATCGGGGCCGATCACGCCGGTCGCGCGGTCGCCACCCGGCTCGTCGGGCCCGGAATTCCGACGGTCACGGTCGCCGCGGGCATCCACGTCGTCGCCCAGATCGCCCTGCGGGCAGTCGCGGTCGGCGCCGCGGTGCGCGTGCACACCGACCGCCCGCACCGGTGGACCCCGGTGGTCACCGCCGTGGGCGATCCGAGTGCCCTGTCACTCTCTGGTGACCGTACCCCCGCGCGCCCGGGCCCGGCCCTGATCATCGTCGACGGGGTCAGTCCCCCCTCGCCCCAGCCCGACACCACCCGGATGATCGTCGTCGCACCGGGACTCGGCGAGCCCGCCGACGGTGCCACGGTCGCGCTGCGTCAGAATCCGCGCACACCACAGGACATCTCACTGGACACCGGAGACCGGCCGACCCTGGTCACGATGGTCGCGACCCCCGATGAATGGACCCTGATCGGCGGCTACCCCGAACCCGCGGCCGCCGCGCCGGCGGTACCCGCCCGGGGCTGA
- the manA gene encoding mannose-6-phosphate isomerase, class I, which translates to MRIIDGVVRPYAWGSRTAIASMQGRPVPSAHPEAELWFGSHPAGSARCVDVAGIQQDLVDVIDADPIGTLGPASTAAFGERLPFLLKVLAAEEPLSLQAHPSAEQARAGFERENSRGVALEARDRNYRDPWHKPELIVATTPFDALAGFRRPEDTIRLLRALQVSELDPYLGMLAGQPDSEGLRALFTTWLTLPESLLRQLVPAVLAGAVAVLSAGETEFVAELRTVCELGEAYPNDPGVLASLLLNNIHLEPGQGLYLAAGNLHAYLRGAGVEIMANSDNVLRGGLTPKHIDVPELLRVLDFTPVDVADLTPQVRTIGAERVYLTPAPEFRLSRVELDGTGLHHASSICFDMPGPQILAVLSGAVEVRPMGGTPLTVTAGRAMWITDDDPDVIVRAASARAVFYRALVPAAVTADPGLTSTVATAAE; encoded by the coding sequence ATGAGGATTATCGACGGTGTGGTGCGGCCCTACGCGTGGGGTTCGCGGACGGCGATCGCGTCGATGCAGGGCAGGCCCGTGCCGTCGGCGCACCCCGAGGCAGAGCTGTGGTTCGGTTCCCATCCCGCGGGCTCGGCCCGGTGTGTGGACGTTGCCGGTATCCAGCAAGACCTCGTCGACGTGATCGACGCGGATCCGATCGGCACACTCGGCCCGGCGAGCACCGCCGCCTTCGGCGAGCGTCTGCCGTTCCTCCTCAAGGTGCTCGCCGCCGAGGAGCCGTTGTCCCTGCAGGCCCACCCGTCCGCCGAGCAGGCGCGCGCGGGGTTCGAACGCGAGAACTCCCGCGGCGTCGCCCTCGAGGCTCGCGACCGCAACTATCGCGATCCGTGGCACAAACCCGAATTGATAGTCGCCACGACCCCGTTCGACGCCCTGGCCGGTTTCCGCCGACCGGAGGACACCATCCGGTTGCTCCGTGCGTTGCAGGTGAGCGAACTCGACCCCTATCTCGGGATGCTGGCCGGTCAACCGGATTCCGAGGGCTTACGGGCGCTCTTCACGACGTGGTTGACCCTGCCTGAGTCCCTGCTCCGCCAACTCGTCCCGGCGGTGCTCGCCGGCGCGGTCGCCGTCCTCAGCGCGGGCGAGACCGAGTTCGTCGCCGAACTGCGGACGGTCTGCGAACTCGGCGAGGCGTACCCCAACGATCCCGGTGTGCTGGCGTCGTTGCTGCTCAACAACATCCATCTCGAACCCGGCCAGGGCCTCTATCTGGCCGCCGGCAACCTCCACGCGTATCTCCGCGGTGCGGGTGTGGAGATCATGGCGAACTCCGACAACGTGTTGCGCGGCGGTCTGACGCCCAAACACATCGACGTCCCCGAACTCTTGCGTGTCCTCGACTTCACCCCCGTCGACGTCGCCGACCTGACACCTCAGGTCCGGACGATCGGTGCCGAGCGGGTCTACCTCACCCCCGCCCCCGAGTTCCGGCTGTCGCGTGTCGAGCTCGACGGCACCGGACTTCATCACGCGTCGTCGATCTGCTTCGACATGCCGGGTCCGCAGATCCTCGCCGTGCTCAGCGGTGCGGTGGAGGTCCGGCCCATGGGCGGGACCCCGCTGACCGTGACGGCCGGACGGGCGATGTGGATCACCGACGACGACCCGGACGTCATCGTCCGCGCGGCGTCGGCCCGGGCGGTCTTCTACCGCGCGCTGGTGCCGGCTGCGGTCACCGCAGACCCCGGGCTGACCTCGACGGTGGCGACCGCGGCCGAATGA
- a CDS encoding DUF3499 domain-containing protein encodes MKLPRLCCRPGCARSAVATLTFVYAESTAVIGPLATSQEPHSWDLCDDHARRITVPRGWEMLRSERGFSAPPAEDQELTALAEAVREAGAVAGGGRPRYVDRGPIDALDAFEDTHFADAHRDAVEDRRSGRHRAGPVDAPPQPAGAPRHQTRPRPGRRGHLRVLPDPVD; translated from the coding sequence GTGAAGCTTCCCCGACTGTGCTGCCGACCCGGCTGCGCCCGATCCGCGGTGGCTACCCTGACCTTCGTCTATGCCGAGTCGACCGCGGTGATCGGTCCGCTCGCGACGTCGCAGGAGCCGCACTCGTGGGACCTGTGCGACGACCACGCACGACGGATCACCGTCCCGCGTGGCTGGGAGATGCTGCGCAGCGAGCGTGGCTTCTCCGCACCGCCGGCCGAGGATCAGGAGCTGACCGCCCTGGCCGAGGCGGTCCGGGAGGCCGGAGCCGTCGCCGGTGGTGGACGCCCGCGCTATGTCGATCGCGGTCCGATCGACGCACTCGATGCTTTTGAGGACACCCACTTCGCCGACGCTCACCGGGACGCCGTCGAGGACCGTCGTTCGGGGCGTCATCGTGCCGGCCCGGTCGACGCACCGCCGCAGCCCGCCGGGGCGCCGCGGCACCAGACCCGGCCGCGTCCGGGGCGTCGCGGACATCTCCGGGTACTACCGGACCCGGTCGACTGA
- a CDS encoding metallopeptidase family protein → MRIDPKPTPRGSSGLPEARRGRRRVGRHRDRRGRGLRSPLLPQGVPAHNSRSDEFDAVALEAFAEIDAQWHDQIAGLDIAVDEIPRLLPRDPETVEWPDEVTADGAVPLARLIPAGMDVNGAPTRAQIILFRRPLESRAKKGTELLDLIHEVLVQQVATHLGVDEDTIDRGPE, encoded by the coding sequence ATGCGTATCGACCCGAAGCCGACTCCACGTGGCTCCTCCGGCCTGCCGGAGGCGCGCCGCGGTCGGCGGCGGGTGGGCCGTCACCGAGACCGTCGCGGACGCGGACTGCGCTCGCCGTTGCTCCCGCAGGGTGTCCCCGCCCACAACAGCCGGTCCGACGAATTCGACGCGGTGGCGCTCGAGGCCTTCGCCGAGATCGACGCGCAATGGCACGACCAGATCGCCGGCCTCGACATCGCCGTCGACGAGATACCGAGGCTGCTGCCCCGCGACCCGGAGACCGTCGAGTGGCCCGACGAGGTGACCGCGGACGGCGCAGTCCCGCTCGCACGGCTGATCCCCGCCGGGATGGATGTGAACGGTGCGCCGACGCGTGCGCAGATCATCCTGTTCCGCCGGCCGCTGGAATCCCGCGCCAAGAAGGGCACCGAGTTGCTGGACCTCATCCACGAGGTCCTCGTCCAACAGGTGGCGACGCACCTGGGTGTCGACGAGGACACGATCGACCGCGGACCAGAGTGA